From a region of the Streptacidiphilus albus JL83 genome:
- a CDS encoding ABC transporter ATP-binding protein: MSTAVSARNRTADTDEAPLLQVRDLQVEFRTRDGVAKAVNGVDYSVRAGETLAILGESGSGKSVSSQAVMGILDSPPGFVTGGEIIFKGRDLLKLGNEERRKIRGAQMAMVFQDALSSLNPVLTVGYQLGEMYRTHKGTSRKDAKLKAVELMEKVGIPGAKERVNQYPHQFSGGMRQRVMIAMALALEPDLIIADEPTTALDVTVQAQVMELLADLQREYNMGLILITHDLGVVADVADKIAVMYAGRIVETAPVHELYSRPSHPYTKGLLQSIPRLDQKGQELYAIKGLPPNLLRIPAGCAFNPRCPMAQEICRTEVPPLFAVTEEDGAELEGRGSACHFWKETLHG; the protein is encoded by the coding sequence GTGAGTACCGCAGTATCAGCTCGCAACCGCACCGCGGACACGGACGAGGCACCCCTGCTGCAGGTCCGTGACCTGCAGGTCGAGTTCCGCACCCGCGACGGCGTGGCCAAGGCCGTCAACGGCGTCGACTACAGCGTCCGGGCCGGCGAGACCCTCGCCATCCTGGGCGAGTCCGGCTCCGGCAAGTCGGTCTCCTCGCAGGCCGTCATGGGCATCCTGGACAGCCCGCCCGGGTTCGTCACCGGTGGCGAGATCATCTTCAAGGGCCGCGACCTGCTCAAGCTCGGCAACGAGGAGCGCCGCAAGATCCGCGGCGCGCAGATGGCGATGGTCTTCCAGGACGCGCTGTCCTCGCTCAACCCGGTGCTGACCGTCGGCTACCAGCTCGGCGAGATGTACCGGACGCACAAGGGCACCAGCCGGAAGGACGCCAAGCTCAAGGCCGTCGAGCTGATGGAGAAGGTCGGCATCCCCGGGGCCAAGGAGCGGGTCAACCAGTACCCGCACCAGTTCTCCGGCGGTATGCGCCAGCGCGTCATGATCGCGATGGCGCTGGCCCTGGAGCCCGACCTGATCATCGCGGACGAGCCCACCACCGCCCTGGACGTCACCGTCCAGGCCCAGGTGATGGAGCTGCTGGCGGACCTCCAGCGCGAGTACAACATGGGCCTGATCCTGATCACCCACGACCTCGGCGTGGTCGCCGACGTCGCGGACAAGATCGCGGTCATGTACGCGGGCCGGATCGTCGAGACCGCCCCGGTGCACGAGCTCTACTCGCGCCCCTCGCACCCCTACACCAAGGGGCTGCTGCAGTCGATCCCGCGGCTGGACCAGAAGGGCCAGGAGCTCTACGCGATCAAGGGCCTGCCGCCGAACCTGCTGCGTATCCCCGCGGGCTGCGCCTTCAACCCGCGCTGCCCGATGGCCCAGGAGATCTGCCGCACCGAGGTGCCGCCGCTGTTCGCGGTCACCGAGGAGGACGGCGCCGAGCTCGAGGGCCGCGGCAGCGCCTGCCACTTCTGGAAGGAGACCCTCCATGGCTGA
- a CDS encoding ABC transporter permease, with amino-acid sequence MSDPNSIHPEHPGGNELSSAFPSGDSGLGPGAMEAHDLVSEEVLSGTPHMSSPEPRVTDREKARSLWQDAWRDLRTSWIFWISVAIIALLVVMALAPGLFTSVNPLDCTAANSQLGSAPGHPFGFDTQGCDVYSRVVHGTRDSLTIGVFATLGTTLLGSVLGGLAGFYGGWLDAILSRITDIFFGIPLLLGGIVVLSAFTSQSIWIVVGFLTVFGWPQVARISRGAVVTAKQQDYVTAARALGAGSRRLMLRHIVPNAVAPVIVVATISLGAYISLEATLSFLGVGLKPPAVSWGIDISNAATSFRNAPHMLFYPAAALSITVLAFIMLGEAVREALDPKLR; translated from the coding sequence ATGTCTGACCCGAACTCGATCCACCCCGAGCACCCCGGCGGCAACGAGCTGTCCAGCGCGTTCCCGAGCGGCGACTCGGGCCTCGGCCCGGGCGCCATGGAGGCGCACGACCTGGTGAGCGAGGAGGTGCTGAGCGGTACGCCGCACATGTCCTCCCCGGAACCCAGGGTGACGGACCGCGAGAAGGCCCGCAGCCTCTGGCAGGACGCCTGGCGGGACCTGCGGACCAGCTGGATCTTCTGGATCTCGGTGGCGATCATCGCGCTGCTGGTGGTCATGGCGCTCGCGCCCGGCCTGTTCACCTCGGTGAACCCGCTGGACTGCACCGCGGCCAACTCGCAGCTGGGGTCGGCCCCCGGGCACCCCTTCGGCTTCGACACCCAGGGCTGCGACGTCTACTCCCGGGTCGTCCACGGCACCCGTGACTCGCTGACCATCGGCGTCTTCGCCACCCTCGGCACCACCCTGCTGGGCAGCGTCCTCGGCGGACTGGCCGGCTTCTACGGCGGCTGGCTGGACGCGATCCTCTCCCGGATCACCGACATCTTCTTCGGCATCCCGCTGCTGCTCGGCGGCATCGTGGTGCTGTCGGCCTTCACCAGCCAGTCCATCTGGATCGTGGTCGGCTTCCTGACCGTGTTCGGCTGGCCGCAGGTCGCGCGTATCTCGCGCGGCGCGGTGGTCACCGCCAAGCAGCAGGACTACGTCACCGCGGCCCGCGCGCTCGGCGCCGGCAGCCGTCGGCTGATGCTGCGCCACATCGTGCCCAACGCGGTCGCGCCGGTCATCGTGGTCGCCACCATCTCCCTCGGCGCGTACATCTCGCTGGAGGCGACGCTGAGCTTCCTCGGTGTCGGCCTGAAGCCCCCGGCGGTCTCCTGGGGTATCGACATCTCCAACGCCGCCACGTCGTTCCGCAACGCTCCGCACATGCTGTTCTACCCGGCGGCAGCGCTGAGCATCACCGTCCTCGCGTTCATCATGCTCGGCGAAGCGGTGCGCGAAGCCCTCGACCCCAAGCTGCGCTGA
- a CDS encoding ABC transporter permease, whose amino-acid sequence MGRYVIRRLLQMIPVFIGTTFLIFIMVYSLGDPVAAFFQGKAPDPAVANQIRHQLWLDRPLIVQYLHYMSGVFRLDFGTSFNGTPVTQLMGQAFPTTLKLTTVAFSIELVFGILLGVVSGLQRGKIVDTLVLVFTLIVISVPVLVIGFLLQYFLGVKWGIISPSVGYGAPWGSLIVPGIVLASTSLAYVARLTRSTVAENVRADYVRTATAKGLPRRRVVVNHLLRNSLIPVVTFLGTDLGALMGGAIVTENIFNIQGVGYYLYQGIQQQNTATVVGFVTVLVVVYLAANLLVDLLYAVLDPRIRYV is encoded by the coding sequence ATGGGGCGCTACGTCATTCGACGCCTGCTCCAGATGATCCCGGTTTTCATCGGGACCACTTTCTTGATCTTCATCATGGTCTACAGCCTCGGTGACCCGGTCGCGGCGTTCTTCCAGGGCAAGGCCCCGGACCCCGCCGTCGCGAACCAGATCCGGCACCAGCTGTGGCTGGACCGTCCGCTGATCGTGCAGTACCTGCACTACATGTCCGGCGTGTTCCGGTTGGACTTCGGTACCTCGTTCAACGGCACCCCGGTCACCCAGCTGATGGGCCAGGCCTTCCCGACCACGCTGAAGCTGACCACCGTCGCGTTCTCGATCGAGCTGGTCTTCGGCATCCTGCTGGGTGTCGTCAGCGGCCTCCAGCGAGGCAAGATCGTCGACACGCTGGTGCTGGTGTTCACCCTGATCGTGATCTCGGTCCCGGTCCTGGTCATCGGCTTCCTGCTGCAGTACTTCCTCGGCGTCAAGTGGGGGATCATCAGCCCCTCGGTGGGCTACGGCGCCCCCTGGGGCTCGCTGATCGTCCCGGGCATCGTGCTGGCCTCCACGTCACTGGCCTACGTGGCGCGGCTGACCCGCTCCACCGTGGCCGAGAACGTCCGCGCCGACTACGTGCGCACGGCCACCGCGAAGGGCCTGCCCCGCCGCCGGGTCGTGGTCAACCACCTGCTGCGCAACTCGCTGATCCCGGTGGTCACCTTCCTCGGCACCGACCTCGGCGCCCTGATGGGTGGCGCCATCGTCACCGAGAACATCTTCAACATCCAGGGTGTCGGCTACTACCTCTACCAGGGCATCCAGCAGCAGAACACCGCCACGGTCGTCGGCTTCGTGACGGTGCTGGTGGTCGTCTACCTGGCGGCAAACCTGCTCGTCGACCTGCTGTACGCGGTCCTGGACCCGAGGATTCGTTATGTCTGA
- a CDS encoding peptide ABC transporter substrate-binding protein, whose protein sequence is MRGATRAKFVVGAVAIALAATACGSSSSSSSGSSGNGVVTAIWGVPQKPLTPGDTAEINGSKVVTSILTGLISYDPKTNAVINENAESITTTDQQNFTIKLKPGLKFSDGTPVTASSYVDAWNYSALSTNQQVNSSYFSNVVGYNAVAPATGNPTARTMSGLKVLNDTTFTVALTAKDSTYPQTLGALYFDPLPTSFFANPTAWEKNPVGNGPYKVSGSYTSGANLNLVPNPDYSGSQTPENKGIDLMVYTNPVPAYADLLSGRLDVDDVIPTSNIPNMQSDLSGRVINSPTGANVTLSFPLYDKAWNGPNGAELRTGISEAIDRNTITSRILHSSVTPATDWTSPTLGASGGYKAGLCGAACTYNPTEAKKLITEAGGIPGGKMTIAYNADGGNADWVNAVCNSINNVVGNTTACVGLPTTTFNDYLNKMSGFQMTGPFRTGWGQDYPLAVDFLAPLYATGAPNNFSKYSSTTFDNLIAEGNAANSPAEANSFFQQAQLQLAKDMPVAPLWYSNNLAGYSANVSNVQMDGFKNPVYWAIKK, encoded by the coding sequence ATGCGTGGAGCCACGCGAGCCAAGTTCGTTGTCGGGGCGGTTGCCATCGCCCTCGCAGCCACCGCCTGTGGGAGCAGCAGCTCCAGCAGCTCCGGCTCCAGCGGGAACGGTGTCGTCACCGCCATCTGGGGCGTCCCCCAGAAGCCGCTGACCCCGGGTGACACGGCCGAGATCAACGGTTCGAAGGTCGTCACCTCGATCCTCACCGGGCTGATCTCGTACGACCCCAAGACCAACGCGGTCATCAACGAGAACGCCGAGTCGATCACCACGACCGACCAGCAGAACTTCACCATCAAGCTCAAGCCGGGCCTGAAGTTCAGCGACGGCACGCCGGTCACCGCCTCCTCGTACGTGGACGCGTGGAACTACAGCGCGCTCTCCACCAACCAGCAGGTCAACTCGAGCTACTTCTCGAACGTCGTGGGCTACAACGCGGTCGCGCCGGCCACCGGCAACCCGACGGCCAGGACCATGTCCGGCCTGAAGGTCCTGAACGACACCACCTTCACCGTCGCGCTGACCGCGAAGGACTCGACCTACCCGCAGACGCTGGGCGCGCTGTACTTCGACCCGCTGCCCACCTCCTTCTTCGCCAACCCCACCGCGTGGGAGAAGAACCCGGTCGGCAACGGCCCCTACAAGGTCAGTGGCAGCTACACCTCGGGCGCCAACCTGAACCTGGTCCCCAACCCGGACTACTCGGGCAGCCAGACGCCCGAGAACAAGGGCATCGACCTCATGGTCTACACCAACCCGGTGCCGGCCTACGCCGACCTGCTGTCCGGCCGGCTGGACGTCGACGACGTCATCCCGACCTCGAACATCCCGAACATGCAGTCGGACCTCAGTGGCCGGGTCATCAACAGCCCGACCGGCGCCAACGTGACGCTGTCCTTCCCGCTGTACGACAAGGCCTGGAACGGCCCGAACGGCGCGGAGCTGCGCACCGGCATCTCCGAGGCGATCGACCGCAACACCATCACCTCGCGGATCCTGCACAGCTCGGTCACCCCGGCCACCGACTGGACCTCGCCCACGCTGGGCGCGTCCGGCGGCTACAAGGCCGGCCTCTGCGGTGCCGCGTGCACCTACAACCCGACCGAGGCCAAGAAGCTCATCACCGAGGCCGGCGGCATCCCCGGCGGCAAGATGACCATCGCCTACAACGCCGACGGCGGCAACGCGGACTGGGTCAACGCGGTCTGCAACAGCATCAACAACGTCGTGGGCAACACCACCGCCTGCGTCGGCCTGCCGACCACGACGTTCAACGACTACCTGAACAAGATGAGCGGCTTCCAGATGACGGGCCCGTTCCGCACCGGCTGGGGCCAGGACTACCCGCTCGCGGTGGACTTCCTCGCCCCGCTGTACGCCACGGGCGCGCCGAACAACTTCTCGAAGTACAGCAGCACCACCTTCGACAACCTGATCGCCGAGGGCAACGCGGCGAACAGCCCCGCGGAGGCCAACAGCTTCTTCCAGCAGGCGCAGCTGCAGCTGGCGAAGGACATGCCGGTGGCGCCGCTCTGGTACTCCAACAACCTGGCCGGCTACTCAGCGAACGTGTCCAACGTTCAGATGGACGGCTTCAAGAACCCGGTCTACTGGGCCATCAAGAAGTAG
- the typA gene encoding translational GTPase TypA encodes MPTRNDIRNVAIVAHVDHGKTTLVDAMLKQAGAFAAHQHLDERMMDSNDLEREKGITILAKNTAVKYHPKGGGDVITINIIDTPGHADFGGEVERGLSMVDAVVLLVDASEGPLPQTRFVLRKALTANLPVILCINKTDRPDARIDEVINETYDLFLDLDATEDQIEFPIVFACARDGVASLTKPENGTVPADSDSLEPFFSTILEHVPAPTYTEGAPLQAHVTNLDADNFLGRIALCRVEEGELRKGQQVAWIQRDGTIKQVKITELLMTEALTRKPAEVAGPGDICAIAGIPDIMIGETLADLENPIPLPLITVDEPAISMTIGTNTSPLVGKGGKGHKVTARLVKDRLDRELIGNVSLRVLPTERPDAWEVQGRGELALAILVETMRREGFELTVGKPQVVTKEINGKLHEPVERMTIDCPEEYLGAITQLMATRKGRMETMTNHGSGWVRMEFVVPARGLIGFRTEFLTDTRGTGIAHSLFEGHEPWFGELRTRNNGSLVADRAGAVTPFAMINLQERGVLFVEPTTEVYEGMIVGENSRADDMDVNITKEKKLTNMRAASSDTTENLVPPRKLSLEQSLEFCREDECIEVTPETVRIRKVILDAATRGRNRGRNKG; translated from the coding sequence ATGCCCACGCGTAATGACATCCGCAATGTTGCCATCGTCGCCCACGTTGACCACGGCAAGACCACTCTGGTCGACGCCATGCTCAAGCAGGCGGGTGCCTTCGCCGCTCACCAGCACCTCGACGAGCGCATGATGGACTCGAACGACCTGGAGCGCGAGAAGGGCATCACCATTCTCGCGAAGAACACGGCCGTCAAGTACCACCCCAAGGGTGGCGGCGACGTGATCACCATCAACATCATCGACACCCCCGGCCACGCCGACTTCGGTGGTGAGGTCGAGCGCGGCCTGTCGATGGTCGACGCCGTCGTGCTGCTGGTGGACGCCTCCGAGGGCCCGCTGCCGCAGACCCGCTTCGTCCTCCGCAAGGCGCTGACCGCGAACCTGCCGGTCATCCTCTGCATCAACAAGACCGACCGTCCGGACGCCCGGATCGACGAGGTCATCAACGAGACCTACGACCTCTTCCTGGACCTGGACGCGACCGAGGACCAGATCGAGTTCCCGATCGTCTTCGCCTGCGCCCGTGACGGCGTGGCCTCGCTGACCAAGCCGGAGAACGGCACCGTTCCGGCGGACAGCGACAGCCTGGAGCCCTTCTTCTCCACCATCCTGGAGCACGTCCCGGCCCCGACCTACACCGAGGGCGCGCCGCTGCAGGCGCACGTGACCAACCTGGACGCGGACAACTTCCTCGGCCGTATCGCGCTCTGCCGGGTGGAGGAGGGCGAGCTCCGCAAGGGCCAGCAGGTGGCCTGGATCCAGCGGGACGGCACGATCAAGCAGGTCAAGATCACCGAGCTGCTGATGACCGAGGCGCTCACCCGCAAGCCGGCCGAGGTGGCCGGCCCGGGCGACATCTGCGCCATCGCCGGTATCCCGGACATCATGATCGGCGAGACCCTGGCCGACCTGGAGAACCCGATCCCGCTGCCGCTGATCACGGTGGACGAGCCGGCCATCTCGATGACCATCGGCACCAACACCTCGCCGCTGGTCGGCAAGGGCGGCAAGGGCCACAAGGTCACCGCCCGCCTGGTCAAGGACCGCCTGGACCGCGAGCTGATCGGCAACGTCTCGCTCCGCGTGCTGCCGACCGAGCGTCCGGACGCCTGGGAGGTCCAGGGCCGTGGCGAGCTGGCGCTGGCGATCCTGGTCGAGACCATGCGCCGGGAGGGCTTCGAGCTCACCGTCGGCAAGCCGCAGGTGGTCACCAAGGAGATCAACGGCAAGCTCCACGAGCCGGTCGAGCGGATGACGATCGACTGCCCGGAGGAGTACCTCGGCGCCATCACCCAGCTGATGGCGACCCGCAAGGGCCGGATGGAGACCATGACCAACCACGGGTCCGGCTGGGTCCGGATGGAGTTCGTGGTCCCGGCCCGCGGTCTGATCGGCTTCCGTACCGAGTTCCTGACGGACACCCGCGGCACCGGCATCGCGCACAGCCTCTTCGAGGGCCACGAGCCGTGGTTCGGCGAGCTGCGCACCCGCAACAACGGCTCGCTGGTGGCGGACCGCGCGGGCGCGGTCACCCCGTTCGCGATGATCAACCTGCAGGAGCGCGGTGTGCTCTTCGTCGAGCCCACCACCGAGGTGTACGAGGGCATGATCGTCGGCGAGAACTCGCGCGCCGACGACATGGACGTCAACATCACCAAGGAGAAGAAGCTCACCAACATGCGTGCCGCCTCCTCCGACACCACCGAGAACCTGGTGCCGCCGCGCAAGCTCTCGCTGGAGCAGTCGCTGGAGTTCTGCCGCGAGGACGAGTGCATCGAGGTCACCCCGGAGACCGTGCGCATCCGCAAGGTGATCCTGGACGCCGCCACCCGTGGCCGCAACCGTGGCCGCAACAAGGGCTGA
- a CDS encoding ABC transporter family substrate-binding protein, translating into MSIGSQPIVRGSDRPVPGTLRPARRPVAATACAALVLGAVTALGGCSGAGGPAETSADLAHADRGRIVTGGTLHWAVDEVPATLNAFQPEAGDSTALIDQALLPTLFTQDEHARATPDPDYLSGVQQTSAQPQTVVYHLNPKAVWSDGTPLSAADFRGQWQALSGSAAFGAVRTDGYDSIGDVRQGATAQDVQVTFTHPYAPWRRLFSPLYPAAATATPAAFGSGTSTTLPLDSGPFTLKGEQSGTVTVVRNPRWWGDRAKLDAIDFTAVAPGARADALRVGRLDIADVSSAVEDGGTGISSSAASDAAVSAESQTFAEVRSIPGVTLHRASAPAFLQLALNGGRGQLADPDLRLAVAEAVDRKQIARAVLTPLGLPAVPLGNHLVMADQQGYQDNSSAIDNSPDEVRNLLDTDGWRITAGAKVRAKAGHAIALTLLTRAGSAVDAQVAQLLTGQLAAAGIPLTTKAVPAETFFADHVRTGDYDLALFSWPASRYPVADELPLYAKPQVGADGTVDPGQNLAAIGTNEIDQLLGQAVRTLDPKTAASLTARADTRIWQVAGSVPLIQHPQLVAVSDRVVNAGAFGFATPRFQDLGFTTLAGHPSTAP; encoded by the coding sequence GTGTCCATCGGTTCTCAGCCCATCGTCCGCGGCAGCGACCGTCCGGTCCCAGGGACGCTCCGCCCGGCCCGACGCCCTGTCGCGGCCACGGCCTGCGCGGCGCTCGTCCTGGGGGCCGTCACGGCCCTCGGCGGCTGCTCCGGAGCCGGGGGGCCGGCCGAGACCTCGGCCGACCTGGCCCACGCCGACCGCGGCCGGATCGTCACCGGCGGCACCCTGCACTGGGCCGTGGACGAGGTCCCGGCCACCCTCAACGCCTTCCAGCCGGAGGCCGGGGACAGCACCGCGCTGATCGACCAGGCGCTGCTGCCGACCCTCTTCACCCAGGACGAGCACGCCCGGGCCACGCCCGACCCGGACTACCTGAGCGGCGTCCAGCAGACCTCGGCCCAGCCGCAGACCGTCGTCTACCACCTCAACCCCAAGGCGGTCTGGAGCGACGGCACCCCGCTCTCCGCCGCCGACTTCCGCGGCCAGTGGCAGGCGCTCAGCGGCAGCGCCGCCTTCGGGGCGGTCCGCACCGACGGCTACGACAGCATCGGCGACGTCCGGCAGGGCGCGACCGCCCAGGACGTCCAGGTGACCTTCACCCACCCGTACGCGCCCTGGCGGCGGCTGTTCAGCCCGCTCTACCCGGCCGCCGCGACCGCCACCCCGGCCGCCTTCGGCAGCGGCACCAGCACCACCCTGCCGCTGGACTCGGGGCCGTTCACCCTGAAGGGCGAGCAGTCCGGCACCGTCACCGTGGTCCGCAACCCGCGCTGGTGGGGCGACCGGGCCAAGCTGGACGCGATCGACTTCACCGCCGTCGCCCCCGGCGCCCGCGCCGACGCGCTGCGGGTGGGCCGGCTCGACATCGCGGACGTCAGCAGCGCGGTCGAGGACGGCGGCACCGGGATCAGCAGCAGCGCCGCCTCCGACGCCGCCGTCTCGGCCGAGTCGCAGACCTTCGCCGAGGTGAGGTCGATCCCCGGGGTGACCCTGCACCGGGCCTCCGCGCCGGCCTTCCTCCAGCTCGCGCTGAACGGCGGACGCGGCCAGCTGGCCGATCCGGACCTGCGGCTGGCGGTGGCCGAGGCGGTGGACCGCAAGCAGATCGCCCGGGCGGTGCTCACCCCGCTCGGGCTGCCGGCCGTCCCGCTCGGCAACCACCTGGTGATGGCCGACCAGCAGGGCTACCAGGACAACAGCTCGGCCATCGACAACAGCCCGGACGAGGTCAGGAACCTGCTGGACACCGACGGCTGGCGGATCACGGCCGGCGCCAAGGTGCGGGCCAAGGCCGGGCACGCGATCGCGCTCACCCTGCTCACCCGGGCCGGGTCGGCGGTGGACGCCCAGGTCGCCCAGCTGCTGACCGGTCAGCTGGCCGCCGCCGGGATCCCGCTGACGACGAAGGCGGTGCCGGCCGAGACCTTCTTCGCCGACCACGTGCGGACCGGGGACTACGACCTCGCCCTGTTCAGCTGGCCGGCCTCGCGCTACCCGGTCGCCGACGAGCTGCCGCTCTACGCCAAGCCGCAGGTGGGCGCCGACGGCACGGTGGACCCGGGGCAGAACCTGGCCGCGATCGGCACCAACGAGATCGACCAGCTGCTCGGCCAGGCGGTCCGCACCCTGGACCCGAAGACCGCGGCCTCGCTGACCGCCCGGGCCGACACCCGGATCTGGCAGGTGGCCGGCTCGGTCCCGCTGATCCAGCACCCGCAGCTGGTGGCGGTCAGCGACCGGGTGGTGAACGCCGGAGCCTTCGGCTTCGCCACGCCCCGGTTCCAGGACCTGGGCTTCACCACCCTCGCCGGACACCCGAGCACGGCTCCGTAG
- a CDS encoding fumarate reductase/succinate dehydrogenase flavoprotein subunit, with the protein MTEVERHSYDVVVVGAGGAGLRAAIEAREQGLRTAIICKSLFGKAHTVMAEGGIAASMGNVNDQDNWQTHFRDTMRGGKFLNHWRMAELHAQEAPDRVWELETWGALFDRTEDGRISQRNFGGHEYPRLAHVGDRTGLELIRTLQQKVVSLQQEDFREYGDYEARIRVFQEYTVTRILKDPSLKSRSGDRVSGVFGYQRESGRFFAIEAPAVVLATGGIGKSFKVTSNSWEYTGDGHALALLAGANLLNMEFVQFHPTGMVWPPSVKGILVTESVRGDGGVLRNSEGKRFMFDYIPDVFREKYAETEAEGDRWYSDQANNRRPPELLPRDEVARAINSEVKAGRGTPHGGVFLDVSTRLPAEEIRRRLPSMHHQFKELADVDITAEPMEVGPTCHYVMGGVEVDPDTAASSVPGLYAAGEVAGGMHGSNRLGGNSLSDLLVFGRRAGLHAGLYAAALADRPTLDEEQITAAAAEAVAPFEGASGSDGGPVENPYTVHQELQQSMNDLVGIIRREGEMVEALKRLAALRERADRAVVEGHRQFNPGWHLALDLRNMLLVSECVARAALERTESRGGHTREDHPGMDHEWRRVNLVCSLADKPTADGQITVQHKPNPPIRADLLELFGLDELKKYLTAEELPAAAAEVPTPRAADSDTTSDAPTGADQ; encoded by the coding sequence ATGACCGAGGTGGAGCGCCACTCCTACGACGTGGTCGTGGTCGGCGCCGGCGGTGCCGGGCTGCGCGCGGCGATCGAGGCCCGCGAGCAGGGCCTGCGCACGGCGATCATCTGCAAGTCACTGTTCGGCAAGGCCCACACGGTGATGGCCGAGGGCGGCATCGCCGCCAGCATGGGCAACGTCAACGACCAGGACAACTGGCAGACGCACTTCCGCGACACCATGCGCGGCGGCAAGTTCCTCAACCACTGGCGGATGGCCGAGCTGCACGCCCAGGAGGCCCCCGACCGGGTCTGGGAGCTGGAGACCTGGGGCGCGCTGTTCGACCGCACCGAGGACGGCCGGATCTCCCAGCGCAACTTCGGCGGCCACGAGTACCCGCGCCTCGCCCACGTCGGCGACCGCACCGGCCTGGAGCTGATCCGCACCCTCCAGCAGAAGGTGGTCTCGCTCCAGCAGGAGGACTTCAGGGAGTACGGCGACTACGAGGCCCGGATCCGGGTCTTCCAGGAGTACACCGTCACCCGGATCTTGAAGGATCCCAGTCTCAAGAGCCGCAGCGGCGACCGGGTCAGCGGGGTCTTCGGCTACCAGCGCGAGTCGGGGCGCTTCTTCGCCATCGAGGCGCCCGCGGTGGTGCTCGCCACCGGCGGCATCGGCAAGTCCTTCAAGGTGACCTCGAACTCCTGGGAGTACACCGGCGACGGCCACGCGCTGGCGCTGCTGGCCGGGGCCAACCTGCTGAACATGGAGTTCGTCCAGTTCCACCCGACCGGCATGGTCTGGCCGCCCTCGGTGAAGGGCATCCTGGTCACCGAGTCGGTCCGGGGCGACGGCGGGGTGCTGCGCAACAGCGAGGGCAAGCGCTTCATGTTCGACTACATCCCGGACGTCTTCCGGGAGAAGTACGCCGAGACCGAGGCCGAGGGCGACCGCTGGTACAGCGACCAGGCCAACAACCGCCGGCCCCCGGAGCTGCTGCCCCGGGACGAGGTCGCCCGGGCGATCAACTCCGAGGTCAAGGCCGGACGCGGGACCCCGCACGGCGGCGTCTTCCTCGACGTCTCCACCCGGCTGCCGGCCGAGGAGATCCGCCGTCGGCTGCCGTCGATGCACCACCAGTTCAAGGAGCTGGCGGACGTCGACATCACCGCCGAGCCGATGGAGGTCGGCCCGACCTGCCACTACGTCATGGGCGGCGTCGAGGTCGACCCGGACACCGCCGCCTCCTCCGTCCCCGGCCTGTACGCGGCCGGCGAGGTGGCCGGCGGGATGCACGGCTCCAACCGGCTGGGCGGCAACTCCCTCTCCGACCTCCTGGTCTTCGGCCGCCGGGCCGGGCTCCACGCCGGACTCTACGCCGCGGCGCTGGCCGACCGGCCGACCCTGGACGAGGAGCAGATCACGGCGGCGGCGGCCGAGGCGGTCGCCCCGTTCGAGGGCGCCTCGGGCTCCGACGGCGGGCCGGTGGAGAACCCGTACACGGTGCACCAGGAGCTCCAGCAGTCGATGAACGACCTGGTCGGCATCATCCGCCGGGAGGGCGAGATGGTGGAGGCGCTGAAGCGGCTGGCGGCGCTGCGCGAGCGCGCCGACCGGGCCGTGGTCGAGGGCCACCGGCAGTTCAACCCGGGCTGGCACCTGGCGCTGGACCTGCGGAACATGCTGCTGGTCTCGGAGTGCGTCGCCCGCGCCGCGCTGGAGCGCACCGAGAGCCGGGGCGGGCACACCCGCGAGGACCACCCGGGCATGGACCACGAGTGGCGGCGGGTCAACCTGGTCTGCTCGCTGGCCGACAAGCCGACGGCGGACGGGCAGATCACCGTCCAGCACAAGCCCAACCCGCCGATCCGGGCGGACCTGCTGGAGCTGTTCGGCCTGGACGAGCTGAAGAAGTACCTGACGGCGGAGGAGCTCCCGGCAGCAGCAGCCGAGGTGCCCACGCCCCGCGCCGCCGACTCCGACACCACCTCCGACGCACCGACGGGAGCAGACCAGTGA